The sequence ATCACCAACGGGATTATCCAGGGATTCGTTGACCCGGCACTGGGGTTGGATTCCTTTACCACGGGTGGGCTTTCACACATGGATTACATCCTGGATGGTGAGAAACGGCTCTGGCTGGATGTCCAGGTGAGCCAAGTGTAAGAAATCGGGGATGCTTTCCTATAGTCCTGAGTTTCATCAGGGCGAAGGATAGGGGCATCCCCCTTTTTTTTATCCAGCTGAATTGTCTTGATTTTAAGCCTTTTTTGTAATATGATAGTTTTAATAAGGGTGTTTGGAGCGTAATATAATGAATACTAGCCCTGATGTCTTAAACCGAATCAAGTCGCAATACCCTGAGAAATTCGTATCGGAAGAGGAAATCTTCAAACACATCAACCCCGGCGACCGGATATTTATCGGCACCGCCTGCGGAGAGCCCCAATACCTGGTCAAGGCCCTCATCAATTACGTGGAATCCAATCCCAAGGCGTTCTTCGATGCCGAGGTCCTGCACGTCTGGACGCTGGGCGTGGCTCCTTACGCGGATGAGAAATTCAAGACCAATTTCCGCCATAATTCCTTTTTTATAGGGGAGAGCACCCGCTCTGCCGTGGGCAAAGGTAATGCGGATTACACGCCGGTCTTTTTATCCGATGTGCCCAATTTATTCCGCCGGCGCTTGCAGCCGATAGATGTTTCTCTTATCCAGGTTTCCACTCCGGATGAACACGGCTACGTCAGTTTGGGAATAAGCGTGGATATCGTGAAGGCGGCGGTGGAAGCGAGCTCGCTGGTTATCGCCCAGGTTAATTCTAATATGCCGCGCGTTCATGGCGAGACTTTCATCAATATCAAGGATATTAATTTCGTCATCCCGCATGATGAGTCTTTGCTTGAATATAATACCGAAACCTCCAAGGAAATACAGATGAAGATAGGCAATTATGTTTCGCGTATCATTGAAGATGGGGATACCATACAGGTGGGCTATGGAAGCATCCCGAACGCGATATTATCCAGCCTGCAGAATAAGAAACACCTAGGTGTTCACACCGAATTACTAACGGAAGGGCTGGTGGAACTGATGAAATCAGGCGTCGTCGATAATTCCATGAAAAACCTGAACCACGGCAAGACCGTAGCGGCTTTTTGCATGGGGAAAAAAGCGACTTATGATTATATCAACGATAACCCGAGCATCGAATTTCGAGCGGTTGATTATACCAATAATCCCCTGGTTATATCAAGAGTCGATAATATGGTTGCCATAAATAGTGCTCTGGAAATAGACTTGACCGGCGAATCCACGGCCGAATCAATAGGGAAAACTTTCTACAGCGGAATCGGCGGGCAGGCTGATTTTATGAGAGGGGCAATTCTTTCTCCCGGAGGAAAAACCATCCTGGCAATGGAATCAACCGCGGAGAATGGCTCCGTTTCCAGGATCGTCCCATTTCTGAAGGAGGGCGCGGGCGTAACGCTTAACCGGGGTGATATCCATTACGTGGTGACGGAATACGGGATCGCATACCTTCATGGGAAAAACATACGCGAGCGTGCTATGGCGCTTATTGCTATTGCGCATCCAAAATTCAGGCTGGAACTCATAAAAGAAGCCAAGAAAGCGAATTTGATTTACCAGGACCAGGCATTTATCCCGGGGAAAAAGGGCGAGTATCCCGAATATATGGAGATTCATCGCACGACCAAAGAAGGGCTGACCTTGCTCTTGAGGCCTGTGCGCATAAATGATGAGCCTTTGCTTAAGGATTTCTTTTATTCGCTTTCCGACCAGAGCATGTACCGCAGGTTCATTTCCACCAGAAAAGACATGAGCCATGAACGGCTCCAGGAATTTGTGGTCATTGATTATACCAGGGAGATGGTAATACTTGCTTCAATCAAACAGGATGAGAAGGAGTTAATCGTCGGGGTGGGACAATACGCCATAGACGAGATTTCCCATACCGCCGAGGCGGCTTTTGTAATAAGGGATGATTATCAGAATAAGGGAATCGGAAAAGAACTGCTTTCTTATCTCACCTATCTTGCCAAGAAAAACGGGTTGCTTGGTTTTACCGCCGAGGTCTTAGTGGAAAATAAGCAAATGCTCCATCTTTTTGAGAGCATGGGTTTTGACATAGAAAAAAGGCATTCTTCTGGAGTTTGCGAGTTGAGGATGACTTTTAAATCGAAAGACTGATGAAGAACACAGAAAGCAACGTCAAAGCACTTTTTGAGCCCAAATCGATTGCCATTATCGGAGCATCGCAGCATAAAGGGAAGATAGGCTATAAGATCCTGGAAAATATCGTTGCCGGCGGATACAAAGGCAAAATCTACCCGATTAACCCAAAAGGCGGGGAGATACTTGGGATAAAAGCTTACAAGGATATAGAAGATATCCCCGGCGAGATAGACGTTGCGACGATTGTCCTGCCGGCTAACCTTGTTTTTGAATCGCTCAAAGGATGCGCGGCTAAAAAGGTTAAATTCCTTTCTATTATATCATCAGGTTTTTCGGAAATCGGCAATGTCGAAGAAGAACGCAAAATCGCTTCCTACGCCCGGGAAAACAACATGCGCATACTGGGGCCGAACATATTCGGGTTCTTTTCTGCTGGTGTTTCGCTTAACGCCACTTTCGGGCCGAAGGCGGTAAAGCCGGGTGGCGTGGCGATAATAACGCAAAGCGGGGCGCTGGGCGTGGCGATGATAGGCAAAACCGCGGTCGAAAATATCGGGCTTTCCGCCATCATCTCGGTCGGCAATAAATCAGATATTGACGAAACGGATTTGCTTAAATACCTTATTAGCCACAAAGAAACAAAAGTCATTATGATGTATATTGAAGGGATAAAAGAAGGCGCGCGTTTAGTGGAAACGTTAAAAGAAGCAACCACCGAAAAGCCGGTGGTGGTGGTGAAATCAGGCCGTTCCAAACGCGGCGCCATCGCGGCCGCATCGCACACCGGGTCTTTGGCCGGTTCGGATGATATATTTGATGCCATCATGAAACAATGCAATGTCCAGCGGGCGGAAAATATCAGGGATGCTTTGGAATGGTGCAAGTTCCTTTCCAATTCGCCGGTGCCATCCGCAGAAAACGCAATTATCATTACCAACGGCGGCGGCATCGGCGTCCTGGCGACGGACGCCTGCGAGAAATATGGGATAAAACTGTATGACGATTATGAGGCGCTGAAGAAAACGTTTGCTCCTGTCATGCCATATTTCGGCTCGGCCAAAAACCCGATTGACCTGACCGGCCAGGCAGAGTCATCCCATTACAGCCTGGCTTTTGCGACCTCGCTTAAGAACAAGAATATCTCGTCCTTGATTTCGCTATATTGCGAAACGGCCGTTTTCGATATCCAAAACTTCGAACCGCTCATCGAGGAGACATACCAGAAATACAAAACGGCCGGAAAGCCGATAGTCTTTTGCCTGGTGGGGGGCGAAAAAGTGGAGGAATGCGTCAAGTCTTTGCGACGGCGCGATGTCCCGGCTTTCAACGACCCTTATGAGGCGGTCTCCTGCTTGGGTGCGCTTTATTCTTATGCGAATTATCATGGCGAAAGCTCCGAAGCAACGGATAAGCCCAAGATAGACGTTAAATCCATGGATGATGTCATCAAAAAAGTCAGAACGGAAAACCGTAATTTCCTGCTTTCTAACGAAGGGCAGTCCGTGATGAAAGCCGCGGGTATTCCCACTCCGCAAAGCCGTATCGCCCGTAATATCAACGAGGCGGCGGATTACGCGGAAAAGATCGGCTACCCATTAGTCATGAAAATAGTTTCCAAGGACATTCTTCATAAAAGCGACGTGGGCGGGGTGGCTTTGGATTTGCAGAATAAAAACGAAGTGGTAGAGGCTTACGAAGC is a genomic window of Planctomycetota bacterium containing:
- a CDS encoding GNAT family N-acetyltransferase, whose translation is MNTSPDVLNRIKSQYPEKFVSEEEIFKHINPGDRIFIGTACGEPQYLVKALINYVESNPKAFFDAEVLHVWTLGVAPYADEKFKTNFRHNSFFIGESTRSAVGKGNADYTPVFLSDVPNLFRRRLQPIDVSLIQVSTPDEHGYVSLGISVDIVKAAVEASSLVIAQVNSNMPRVHGETFINIKDINFVIPHDESLLEYNTETSKEIQMKIGNYVSRIIEDGDTIQVGYGSIPNAILSSLQNKKHLGVHTELLTEGLVELMKSGVVDNSMKNLNHGKTVAAFCMGKKATYDYINDNPSIEFRAVDYTNNPLVISRVDNMVAINSALEIDLTGESTAESIGKTFYSGIGGQADFMRGAILSPGGKTILAMESTAENGSVSRIVPFLKEGAGVTLNRGDIHYVVTEYGIAYLHGKNIRERAMALIAIAHPKFRLELIKEAKKANLIYQDQAFIPGKKGEYPEYMEIHRTTKEGLTLLLRPVRINDEPLLKDFFYSLSDQSMYRRFISTRKDMSHERLQEFVVIDYTREMVILASIKQDEKELIVGVGQYAIDEISHTAEAAFVIRDDYQNKGIGKELLSYLTYLAKKNGLLGFTAEVLVENKQMLHLFESMGFDIEKRHSSGVCELRMTFKSKD
- a CDS encoding acetate--CoA ligase family protein; protein product: MKNTESNVKALFEPKSIAIIGASQHKGKIGYKILENIVAGGYKGKIYPINPKGGEILGIKAYKDIEDIPGEIDVATIVLPANLVFESLKGCAAKKVKFLSIISSGFSEIGNVEEERKIASYARENNMRILGPNIFGFFSAGVSLNATFGPKAVKPGGVAIITQSGALGVAMIGKTAVENIGLSAIISVGNKSDIDETDLLKYLISHKETKVIMMYIEGIKEGARLVETLKEATTEKPVVVVKSGRSKRGAIAAASHTGSLAGSDDIFDAIMKQCNVQRAENIRDALEWCKFLSNSPVPSAENAIIITNGGGIGVLATDACEKYGIKLYDDYEALKKTFAPVMPYFGSAKNPIDLTGQAESSHYSLAFATSLKNKNISSLISLYCETAVFDIQNFEPLIEETYQKYKTAGKPIVFCLVGGEKVEECVKSLRRRDVPAFNDPYEAVSCLGALYSYANYHGESSEATDKPKIDVKSMDDVIKKVRTENRNFLLSNEGQSVMKAAGIPTPQSRIARNINEAADYAEKIGYPLVMKIVSKDILHKSDVGGVALDLQNKNEVVEAYEAIINNCRTHNPAAAIDGVEISEMVPRGTELIIGARRDPSFGPIVMFGLGGIYVEVMKDVSFRAIPVSRREILSMIKQIKSYPLLLGVRGEPQKDVESVIDSIIKVSGIIESCPAITDIEINPLVVYEKGVKALDARILISRLK